One Polaribacter reichenbachii genomic window, ATCACTGGTTAAATTGAATTCAATTTTCTCGGTTTTATCTGCAACAATATTTCCTTTTACCATTTCTAAAGGAATATGTTTAGATTTAAAATAGCCTTGTTTTTCTGATGTTACAACTTCTCCTTTAAATTGATACGTAATTTGAAAAGGTTTGTGGTTGATATGTACTGAAATTCCATCCGTAGAAAAAATACTTTCCGTTTTTGAAATAACAGGAACTATTTCAACTTTTTTTGGTTCTAAAACCACTGCGTGTGAGGTTTTTAAAAATTCTTCTCCTTTAGGAATAAAGGACGTTTCTACAATTTTATCAGAATAAAATTTTATAACGTATTTACCATCATCTACATTAATTTCTAATCCGTTTTCGGTTTGATTTATATTTTTAAAAATTCTATTTGAATTTTGAGTAAAAGAATTTTGTGTTATAAGAAGAAATAAGAAAGGAATTATATATTTTTTCATATGATTTATACCTACAAGGTTTTAAAATCCTTGTAGGATTTGTAGTTTATTTTTTCAATAAAAAAGTTAAAGGAATATCAATTCTGTTTTGCCAAGAAATTTCTGAATGATTGGTACCTTCAAAAAATAAGTTTTTAAAATTTGATTCAGAATAGCCATTATGTAAGAAAATCGAATCCACTTTTGGTGCATATTCTGGATAATATTGGTCTAAAGTTTTATTACCATAATCAAAATACACTTTATGTGTTTTAGCATCAGGAACATTGTGTTCTAAATACTTAAAAATAGATTTTGGCAATGGATTATTTTCTACAGGTTGTGCACCCACCCAATGTGTAGAAATACAAGCAGCGCCTTTAAAAACATCTGGATATTGAGAAATTGCGTACATAGACATTAAACCTCCCATTGAAGAACCAGCTACAAACGTATTTTCTTTATTGGTGTAAACTGAATATGTTTTGTCTACATAAGGTTTTAAATCTTCGACTAAAAATTTTAAGTATTCATCACCAGTTAAATCTGATATTTCTACATCACTATTCGAAAAGCTTTTTACTACTTCTAACTCTTCTTTGGTTAGAAAACTCATTGCTTTTTCTGGATATAAATCTAACCATCTTAAAGCTGCAATATTATGAATACCAACAACGATAAAATCTTTAGTAATTCCGTCTTTCATTAATTTTGAGGCCACCTCATCAATTTTCCATTCTTGTTTG contains:
- a CDS encoding alpha/beta hydrolase yields the protein MKYLSILFSIVLLFSCKQAKQEVAKAEVQKTKIVAKDLDSVNLFAGKLIRVDSFPTKYITPRPVDVWLPEGYSSEKKYAVLYMHDGQMLFDETTTWNKQEWKIDEVASKLMKDGITKDFIVVGIHNIAALRWLDLYPEKAMSFLTKEELEVVKSFSNSDVEISDLTGDEYLKFLVEDLKPYVDKTYSVYTNKENTFVAGSSMGGLMSMYAISQYPDVFKGAACISTHWVGAQPVENNPLPKSIFKYLEHNVPDAKTHKVYFDYGNKTLDQYYPEYAPKVDSIFLHNGYSESNFKNLFFEGTNHSEISWQNRIDIPLTFLLKK